The genomic window CAGAAATCTGCCACGAGAATGGTGGTCTATACAGAAATGGGCTGCGCTGACCTACGCGGGTGTGATGCCCGGAACCGGCGGTAGAAGGTCTTGGTCCGGCACTTGGCGTGGCCCCCCAGATTTGGCACATAGGCGCTCGTGTGGTGGTTCAGAAGTTCGCTTCATTTTCTCCGCGCACCTTCAAGCGAACTTCTGAACCTAAACCACGCTAATGCCGCGGATTTGAAGTTCTTCAGCTTGAAGCCGCAAGCTCGATGAAGAACTTCAAATCCAAAAGCGGCACTAGAATCATAAAGTTGCTAGTGTCCCTTTGATTCCGAAGGTCGCATCCGAGCCGGCCGCAAGTCTGTGCGAACTTCGGAATCGGGACGCTAGAATCATAGGCTTGCGAGTGTCCTTTCGAATCCGAAGTTCGCGACAGAGGTCGCTGCACGATGAGGCGAACTTCGGATTCAGGACACCCGCTTGAAAGGTAAACAATGACTGACGAAACGGTGCTGGACGAGGGCCGCGATTTCATCCGCGACATTGTCGCTGCGGATCTTGCTTCCGGAAAATATACTGGTGTGGTGACGCGCTTTCCGCCAGAGCCGAACGGCTATCTGCATCTCGGCCACGCTAAATCGATCTTCCTGAACTTCGGCCTCGCCGAGGAGTTCGGCGGACGCTGCCATTTGCGGTTCGACGACACCAATCCGGCCAAGGAAGAGCAGGAATATATCGACGCGATCGAACGCGACGTGCGGTGGCTGGGGTTCGAATGGGGAACGCACCTGTATCACGCGTCCGACTATTTTGAGCAGCTCTACGCCTGGGCGCAGGATCTGATCCGCAACGGCAAGGCCTATGTGGACGACCAGTCTCAGGCTGAAATCCGGTTGACCCGCGGTACGCTGACCGAACCCGGCCAGAACAGTCCATTCCGCGATCGCTCAGTGGACGAAAATCTCGATCTGTTTGCGCGGATGCGCGCCGGTGAGTTTCCGAACGGTTCACGCGTGCTGCGCGCCAAGATCGATATGACGTCGGGCAATATCAACATGCGCGACCCCGTGCTCTATCGCATTCTGCACGCGAGTCATCCGCGGACGGGCCGGGCCTGGAATATCTATCCGAGCTACGATTTCGCCCACGGTCAGTCGGACGCCATCGAGAACATTACGCACTCGATCTGTACGCTGGAATTCGCGGATCACCGGCCGCTTTACGATTGGTTCCTGGATAATCTCCCGGTCCCATCACATCCGCGGCAATACGAGTTCGCGCGGCTCAATGTCACGCATACGTTGCTGTCGAAGCGCGTGTTGACCCAGTTGGTTCGCGATGGACATGTCTCCGGCTGGGATGATCCCCGCATGCCGACGCTGGCAGGCCTGCGGCGACGCGGCGTTCCCGCCGAGGCTTTGCGCGAATTCGTCAAGCGTATTGGTGTGGCCAAGGCCAACAGCACCGTCGATATCGGGATGTTCGATTTCGCCATCCGCGAGACGCTTAACAGGACAGCGCAGCGCCGCATGGCGGTGCTCAAGCCGCTGAAGGTCGTGATCGAGAATTATCCCGAAGGTCAGTCGGAATTGCTCGAGGCCGTCAATCATCCGGACGATCCCTCGCTGGGCGTGCGTCAGATTCCGTTCGGACGCGAACTCTACATCGAGCAAGATGACTTCATGGAAGATCCGCCGAAGAAGTTCTTCCGTCTTGCTCCGGGACGCGAAGTGCGGCTGCGCTACGGCTACTTCATCACCTGCAAAGAGGTGATCAAGGACGCGAATGGCGCTGTAGTCGAGCTGCGTTGTACGTATGATCCAGCTACGCGGGGCGGGAACGCACCTGATGGGCGTAAAGTGAAGGCAACGATTCACTGGGTCAGTGCGGCGGAGGCCATGCCCGCGGAAGTGCGGCTCTACAGCCTCTTGTTTGCAGCTTCGCAGCCGGACGCCTCGAACTTCGCGGAGCAGATCAATCCGGAGTCACTCGAAGTCCTGACCGGATGCATGGTCGAGCCGGCGCTCGCAGCGGACAATGACCCCGCCGCGATGCAGTTCGAACGGCAGGGCTATTTCTGTCGCGATCGCGACTCCACGGCCAGCAAGCTCGTGTTCAATCGCACGGTGGGCTTGCGCGATACCTGGGCGAAGGTCGCCTCCGAAGGCTAGTGTCCCGATTCCGAAGTTCGCACAGGCTTGGGGCTTGCTCGGATGCGAACTTCGGAATCAAAGGGACACTAGGAAGCCTATAATTTCTAGTGCCGCTTTTGGATTTGAAGTTCTTCAGCGAGCTTGCGGTTTCACTCGGAAGAACTTCAAATCCGCGGCACTAGCGGATATTCCGCATCCGTTCACGGTTCGCTCCGCCGGTTCCTCGGGTAGCATTCTGCCCGAGGAATGTGCGGGGGTAGGGTGGCGTGGCGTCCAGGTTGGATCAGGATGAGCGGCGCGCGCAGGGCCGGGTAACCACCTGGCCTGCGCACAATCCGGCGTTGCCCGCCGCGGCCGCTCCTTTCGGTGTCAGTTTCTGGACCAATTTCGCATTGGTTCTGCGCACGTGGCTTCGTGCGGAGGCTGGCCCGGGCCGGTTGTTGCCCTGGGTGCCGGTCGCATTTGGCGCCGGCATCGCGGCCTACTTCGCCGCCGAGCGGGAGCCGGTGGCATCGGTTACCGCTGTTGTCGCGTTAGCGCTCTGTGTGGCTGCGTATGTCGCGCGCAAGCATCGAGCTTTTCCGGTGATAGTGCTCGTCGCAGCGGTCGCCGCCGGCTTTGCTACGGCCACGCTCAGGACAGCGCGCGTCGCGCATGAGGTGCTTGCGGCTCCCGTTTTCTCTGTTGCCATCAAGGGATTTGTCGAAACTCGTGAGGAGCGCGAACGCACGGATCGTTTCATTCTGCGCGTGGAGGAGATGGACGCACCACGCAACCACACCAAACTCGAACGTGTTCGGCTGTCCGTCAAGAAGGGTACGGCACCTGCCGTCGGCAGCTTCGTTGAGCTGAAGGCGCGGCTGTTACCACCACTATCGCCGTTGCGGCCGGGTGCTTACGATTTTGGGCGCGATATGTATTTCCAAGGCATCGGCGCGTCGGGTTTCGTGATGGGAGCGATCAAGACCATCGAGCCACCGCGCGCGGCCGGGATGTACCTTCGATACACAACCGCGATGCAGGACATGCGCGACGCGATCGATAGCCGAATACGCACCGTGCTGAGCGGAGACTCGCGCGCTATTGCAACAGCACTTCTCACCGGACGGCGTGATGCCATTTCGGGGCCGGTGAATGACGCGATGTTCATTTCCGGTCTTGGCCATGTGCTGTCGATTTCCGGCTATCACATGGCAGTCGTTGCCGGAGTCGTGTTCTTCGTCGTGCGTGCGCTGCTCGCACTGTTTCCGCCTCTGACTGTCACATTTCCGATTAAGAAATGGTCCGCGGCTGCGGCACTCGTTGCGGCGGCCTTTTATCTGCTCTTGTCGGGAGCGGAAGTCGCGACACGACGATCCTTCTTCATGACGGCGGTGGTGCTGATCGCAGTCATGGTCGATCGCCGGGCGGTGACATTCCGGACGCTCGCGGTCGCTGCGATGATTGTACTTGCCGTGACGCCCGAGGCGCTCGTTCATCCGAGCTTTCAGATGTCTTTCGCGGCCACGCTCGGGCTTGTCGCTCTTGTTCAGGTCGGCATGCCGAATCTGTTTGCTGCGCCGGACAATTCGCGAGTCGCACGCGCTGCTCTGTGGGGCGCGCGCGAGGTGGTGGTGCTGGCTTTAGCATCACTCATCGCGGGGCTTGCGACGATGCCTTACGCGGCATTCCACTTCCATCGCATCACGCCTTATGGCGTGCTAGCAAATCTCGCGGCTATGCCGATCGTGTCGGCGCTCGTCATGCCCGCTGGATTGTTCGGATTGCTCGCCATGCCATTTGGATTTGATGGCGTGTTCTGGCGAGCGATGGATTTCGGCATCGGCTGGATGATTACAGTGTCGCAGTGGGTTGCGGCACTTCCCGGCGCCATCGGCCGCATGGCGGCATTCGGAACCGGACCGTTGCTCGCCATGAGTGCCGGCATCATCGGCATGGGATTGCTACGCTCGCCGTTGCGCTGGGCCGGAGCAGGGCTTGTGGCGATCGCGACAGTCTGGACGGTTACGGCAACTCAGCCGGACATCCTTGTTTCGAGTGACGGCCATACCGTAGGCGTCCGCGGCAAAGACGGGCAGCTCCGCTTGATGCAAACGCGCAAGGACGCCTTCATCGTGCGTGAATGGCTGACGGCGGATGCTGATGCGCGAGCCGTAGGCGAGGCTTCAACATCGGAGGGCGTATCGTGTGACGAAGCGGGTTGCGTTGTTCAGGCCGGCGACGGAACTTTTGTCGCGCTGAGCCTGTCGTCGGAAGCCTTTGCGGATGACTGCATACGCGCGGCTGTCATCGTGACGACACGGCAGGCGCCATCCGATTGCAAGGCTCTGGTGCTCGATCGGAACACCCTGCAAAGACAAGGAACGCTTGCACTCTACAGAACGCAAAGCGGTTACAGCATGACTGCTGCCAAACCGCGGGGCACAGATCGCCCCTGGTCGCCTGCTGTGCCCGAGGTTGAGCCGGAAGCTCAAACATCGAGGTCAACCGCAGCCCGGCCTGTGCCCGTAGACGCTACTCCGGCAGAGACCGATCTGCGGCCAGACGACTGAGATCATCCAGCTTAGTACTTCCGGTAAAGCCCGATCAGCTTGCCCTGGATGCGCACGCGGTTCGGCGGGAGAATGCGGACCTCGTAAGCCGCATTGGCTGGCTCCAGCGCGATCGAAGCGCCACGGCGCCGAAACCGCTTGAGTGTGGCTTCTTCCTCATCGATGAGCGCCACAACAATGTCACCGGTATCCGCGCTTTCGTTGCGCTGAATGAGCACGGTGTCGCCGTCGAGAATACCTGCTTCCACCATAGAGTCGCCGCGGACCTCCAACGCGTAGTGTTCGCCGGTGCCGAGCATATCGGGTGGGACGCTGATGGTGTGGCTGCGGGTCTGCAGCGCCTCAATGGGCGTACCGGCGGCGATTCGGCCCATGACAGGCACAGCCACCGGAAAGCTCGACTCGTCCTCGCTGGTCGATGGCGTGCTGGTGCGGATCTTGCCAAGATTGCCTTCGATGACGCTGGGTGTGAAGCCGCGTCGCGTGTTGCCGCCGTTGGCGCCAAGTTCAGGGAGCTTGATGACCTCGATGGCGCGGGCGCGATTAGCGAGGCGCCGGATGAAGCCTCGTTCCTCCAGCGCGGTAATCAGACGGTGAATGCCGGACTTGGAACGCAGATCCAGCGCATCCTTCATTTCGTCGAAGGAGGGAGGAACCCCGGCCTCTTTCAGCCGCTCATTGATGAACCGCAAAAGCTCATACTGTTTGCGCGTCAGCATCTGAATGCTCCCCAAATATCCCGTGATCGGAGTGGCTCGTTGTTCTTTCATTTCAAGCGAGTCACTCGAAACAAATCATGAACGAACACTATATGTTCCATATGTGTTCTGCAATCGTTAATTTTAGGTCAACGGAGCAAAGAACCTAATTATCCGCCACAGATGGAACTGAGTCTTCCAAGTGGCCTAAAATGGGACTTTCAAAATCGATTTGAGTCTATTTTTCAAATAGCGGCGAGTCTGATGGCATGAACCTTGGCTTGGAGCGAAAGCCATCCGTCAGCCAAGCCGGCAAGTCGGGGTTGGCTTGAATTTAGCTTTAAACGCTGGGCAGCGGTCAAGCCGGACCGTTACCGTCGTCAGGTCCCCACCTTCAGTTCCGAGACCAACCCGCGCAGCGCAGCGATTGTGCTCAGCGCGACGATCCGCCCCGTGCGCGGATTTTCCGAAGGAATGTTCTCGATCGTCATGCTGAATTGCGCGCTGTCAGAGTCGACGTCAATCCGATGCGTGTTGCGCTTGAGCGACGGGTCGGCCCAGATCTCCAGACGCGTGCGGTCCGGTCCGATGCCGGCGAGGCTGAGCGCCGCCGCCACGTTGACGTTGGCGGGAAATCCGCGCGCGCCATCACGCGCGGAGCCTTCGAACACTTTCAATGGCGCACTCAGATTTCGCACCGAAATGCCCCGCTCGACGAGATAGGGCGCGCCGTCGAGGCCGGCAGGAGGCTTGCGGGTGACCATTGTCACCGAACGGATCTCGCCCTCGGCTGCCGCGCGCACGGCATCGAGACCGATCAATGCGCCGGTCGGTACCAGGATGCGCGCGCCGCTCTCGCGTGCCCGCTCAACGAGATCCCAATTTTCCAACAGCTGCCCAACGCTGAGCGGCATGAACAGACGCGCCCGCGCGATGGTCGCGGCTGCAACCGTCCGAAACAGATCAGGCGGCAGGCCCTCTACAACCACATCGCAATGCTCCGCGAGTTCCTCCAGCGTCGAGATGGGCACGTTGGATTCTAGCTTCAGACTGTGACGTGCCTTTGCGGGATCGCGCACGGATACGGTGGCGAGGGCGAGCCCCGGGATACCAGCTTGGAGACGGCGTGCAACTTCGAGGCCGACCGCGCCGAGACCGGCAAGACCGACCCGCAGGGGTAAC from Nitrobacteraceae bacterium AZCC 1564 includes these protein-coding regions:
- a CDS encoding aspartate dehydrogenase (product_source=KO:K06989; cath_funfam=3.30.360.10,3.40.50.720; cog=COG1712; ko=KO:K06989; pfam=PF01958,PF03447; superfamily=51735,55347) — translated: MPVAPDYKLPVQDAKGIELSVSRKLPLRVGLAGLGAVGLEVARRLQAGIPGLALATVSVRDPAKARHSLKLESNVPISTLEELAEHCDVVVEGLPPDLFRTVAAATIARARLFMPLSVGQLLENWDLVERARESGARILVPTGALIGLDAVRAAAEGEIRSVTMVTRKPPAGLDGAPYLVERGISVRNLSAPLKVFEGSARDGARGFPANVNVAAALSLAGIGPDRTRLEIWADPSLKRNTHRIDVDSDSAQFSMTIENIPSENPRTGRIVALSTIAALRGLVSELKVGT
- a CDS encoding competence protein ComEC (product_source=KO:K02238; cog=COG0658; ko=KO:K02238; pfam=PF03772,PF13567; tigrfam=TIGR00360; transmembrane_helix_parts=Inside_1_20,TMhelix_21_43,Outside_44_57,TMhelix_58_75,Inside_76_79,TMhelix_80_99,Outside_100_103,TMhelix_104_123,Inside_124_301,TMhelix_302_324,Outside_325_338,TMhelix_339_361,Inside_362_380,TMhelix_381_403,Outside_404_406,TMhelix_407_429,Inside_430_447,TMhelix_448_470,Outside_471_479,TMhelix_480_502,Inside_503_508,TMhelix_509_531,Outside_532_540,TMhelix_541_560,Inside_561_566,TMhelix_567_589,Outside_590_761) — its product is MASRLDQDERRAQGRVTTWPAHNPALPAAAAPFGVSFWTNFALVLRTWLRAEAGPGRLLPWVPVAFGAGIAAYFAAEREPVASVTAVVALALCVAAYVARKHRAFPVIVLVAAVAAGFATATLRTARVAHEVLAAPVFSVAIKGFVETREERERTDRFILRVEEMDAPRNHTKLERVRLSVKKGTAPAVGSFVELKARLLPPLSPLRPGAYDFGRDMYFQGIGASGFVMGAIKTIEPPRAAGMYLRYTTAMQDMRDAIDSRIRTVLSGDSRAIATALLTGRRDAISGPVNDAMFISGLGHVLSISGYHMAVVAGVVFFVVRALLALFPPLTVTFPIKKWSAAAALVAAAFYLLLSGAEVATRRSFFMTAVVLIAVMVDRRAVTFRTLAVAAMIVLAVTPEALVHPSFQMSFAATLGLVALVQVGMPNLFAAPDNSRVARAALWGAREVVVLALASLIAGLATMPYAAFHFHRITPYGVLANLAAMPIVSALVMPAGLFGLLAMPFGFDGVFWRAMDFGIGWMITVSQWVAALPGAIGRMAAFGTGPLLAMSAGIIGMGLLRSPLRWAGAGLVAIATVWTVTATQPDILVSSDGHTVGVRGKDGQLRLMQTRKDAFIVREWLTADADARAVGEASTSEGVSCDEAGCVVQAGDGTFVALSLSSEAFADDCIRAAVIVTTRQAPSDCKALVLDRNTLQRQGTLALYRTQSGYSMTAAKPRGTDRPWSPAVPEVEPEAQTSRSTAARPVPVDATPAETDLRPDD
- a CDS encoding repressor LexA (product_source=KO:K01356; cath_funfam=1.10.10.10,2.10.109.10; cog=COG1974; ko=KO:K01356; pfam=PF00717,PF01726; superfamily=46785,51306; tigrfam=TIGR00498): MLTRKQYELLRFINERLKEAGVPPSFDEMKDALDLRSKSGIHRLITALEERGFIRRLANRARAIEVIKLPELGANGGNTRRGFTPSVIEGNLGKIRTSTPSTSEDESSFPVAVPVMGRIAAGTPIEALQTRSHTISVPPDMLGTGEHYALEVRGDSMVEAGILDGDTVLIQRNESADTGDIVVALIDEEEATLKRFRRRGASIALEPANAAYEVRILPPNRVRIQGKLIGLYRKY
- a CDS encoding glutaminyl-tRNA synthetase (product_source=KO:K01886; cath_funfam=2.40.240.10,3.40.50.620; cog=COG0008; ko=KO:K01886; pfam=PF00749,PF03950; superfamily=50715,52374; tigrfam=TIGR00440); protein product: MTDETVLDEGRDFIRDIVAADLASGKYTGVVTRFPPEPNGYLHLGHAKSIFLNFGLAEEFGGRCHLRFDDTNPAKEEQEYIDAIERDVRWLGFEWGTHLYHASDYFEQLYAWAQDLIRNGKAYVDDQSQAEIRLTRGTLTEPGQNSPFRDRSVDENLDLFARMRAGEFPNGSRVLRAKIDMTSGNINMRDPVLYRILHASHPRTGRAWNIYPSYDFAHGQSDAIENITHSICTLEFADHRPLYDWFLDNLPVPSHPRQYEFARLNVTHTLLSKRVLTQLVRDGHVSGWDDPRMPTLAGLRRRGVPAEALREFVKRIGVAKANSTVDIGMFDFAIRETLNRTAQRRMAVLKPLKVVIENYPEGQSELLEAVNHPDDPSLGVRQIPFGRELYIEQDDFMEDPPKKFFRLAPGREVRLRYGYFITCKEVIKDANGAVVELRCTYDPATRGGNAPDGRKVKATIHWVSAAEAMPAEVRLYSLLFAASQPDASNFAEQINPESLEVLTGCMVEPALAADNDPAAMQFERQGYFCRDRDSTASKLVFNRTVGLRDTWAKVASEG